Part of the Oscillibacter hominis genome is shown below.
GCGGCTTCCACCAACTCCAACTATGGCGCGGCCTACAACATGCCCGGCTACCTGGCTCCCGCCGCCAGCTATGATATGCTGGCCCACAGCGTGGAAGCGGCCAAGAAGCTGAACGTCAACGCCGTGGTGGGCACGGTCTACACCTCCGACCATTTCTACTATCCCCGCCCGGAGATCAACCAGCAGCTGCGGGACCTGGGCCATCTGGCAGTGGAGATGGAGACCGCCGGCCTCTACTGGACCGCAGTGGGCTGCCACAAGAAGGCGCTGAGCATTCTGACCATTTCCGACCACCTCTTCACCGGGGAAGCCCTGTCTGCAGAGGACCGGCAGGAGTCCTTCCACGAGATGATGGAGGTTGCTCTGGAGGCGGCCTGGCAGAGCGTCGAATAAACCTCTTATGCTGCCCCTCCCGCCGAACCTGACGGAAGGGGCAGCGTCAAATCCCATATGAGAAGCAAGGGGAGGTAACATGGAAGATTACATTGTGGAAATGCGCCACATCACAAAGCGCTTTCCGGGCATTGTCGCCAACGACGACGTAACGATCCAGGTCAAGCGCGGCGAGGTCTACGCGCTCTTGGGAGAAAACGGCGCCGGCAAATCCACGCTGATGAGCATGCTGTTCGGCATGTATGAGCCGGACATCGGGGAGATTTACATTCAGGGGGAGAAGGTCAAATTCCGCTCCTCCAACGACGCCACCGCCCACAACATCGGCATGGTGCATCAGCACTTCAAACTGGTGGATAACTATACCGTGGCCGAGAACATCGTCCTGGGTGTGGAACCCATGAAAAAGTTGTTTGGCGTCCTCCCCTGCGTGGACATCAAGACCGCCAACCGTGAGATTGCGGAACTGTCCAAAAAGTTCGGCCTGGAGGTCAACCCCACCGACAAGATCGAGGACATCCCCGTCTCCGTCCGCCAGCGTGTGGAAATCCTGAAGATGCTCTACCGCAAGGCGGAAATCCTGATTTTCGACGAGCCCACCGCCGTCCTGACCCCTCAGGAGATCGAATTTCTTCTGAAAATCATCGACGAACTGCGCAAGGGCGGCAAAACCATCATCCTCATCACCCATAAGATCGAGGAGATCAAAAAGATTGCGGACCGCTGCGCCATCTTGTACCGCGGCAAATTGGTGAACGTGCTGGACGTGAAGAGCACCTCTTCCCAGGATATGGCCAACATGATGGTGGGCCGCCAAGTGGACTTCAACCCTGCCAAGAAGCCTGCCGACTACCGGGGCACCGTGCTGGAGGTCAAAAACCTCACTGTCCGCAACGCCAACAAGTTTGACGTGGTGAAGGATGTTTCCTTCCAGATCCGCGCCGGCGAGGTCTTTGCCATTGCAGGCGTCTCCGGCAACGGGCAGGTGGAGGTGGCCGATGCCATCGCCGGGCTGAC
Proteins encoded:
- a CDS encoding ABC transporter ATP-binding protein, which produces MEDYIVEMRHITKRFPGIVANDDVTIQVKRGEVYALLGENGAGKSTLMSMLFGMYEPDIGEIYIQGEKVKFRSSNDATAHNIGMVHQHFKLVDNYTVAENIVLGVEPMKKLFGVLPCVDIKTANREIAELSKKFGLEVNPTDKIEDIPVSVRQRVEILKMLYRKAEILIFDEPTAVLTPQEIEFLLKIIDELRKGGKTIILITHKIEEIKKIADRCAILYRGKLVNVLDVKSTSSQDMANMMVGRQVDFNPAKKPADYRGTVLEVKNLTVRNANKFDVVKDVSFQIRAGEVFAIAGVSGNGQVEVADAIAGLTKAHSGSITLGGKDITALSIRQRTEAGISYIPEDRQGVGVFLDFNLGDNLALRKYYKAPFSKNGILQFNEFEKNANELIDRYDIRCGQGRKTSLRSMSGGNQQKAIIAREIEEHAKLIIFVQPTRGLDIGAIENIHRQILEERDKGTAILLISLELDEIMELADTIGVIYNGQLLKIADASTLTSHDVGKYMMGVKEA
- the deoD gene encoding purine-nucleoside phosphorylase, with the translated sequence MTKSSISASISVTDAEIAKVVLMPGDPLRAKHVAEHYLENPVCFNTVRNMLGYTGTYRGKKISVMGSGMGIPSMGLYATELYTQFDVDAIIRIGSAGGLSDQVKLRDVVVAMAASTNSNYGAAYNMPGYLAPAASYDMLAHSVEAAKKLNVNAVVGTVYTSDHFYYPRPEINQQLRDLGHLAVEMETAGLYWTAVGCHKKALSILTISDHLFTGEALSAEDRQESFHEMMEVALEAAWQSVE